A window of the Streptomyces sp. Ag109_O5-10 genome harbors these coding sequences:
- a CDS encoding enoyl-CoA hydratase/isomerase family protein produces the protein MTGADEHVLLHVEGRAAHLTLNRPKAINALSHAMVRRIDEALTTWERDPAVRTVVITGAGERGLCAGGDIRAVHDDARDGDGSAAAAFWRDEYRLNARIARYPKPYVAVMDGIVMGGGVGVSAHGSVRIATERSRIAMPETGIGFVPDVGGTYLLGRAPGELGTHLALTGAAIGAADAVLCGLADHCMPSGAIPAFVADLAALSVPEALARRVRQAPEGQLAGQRAWIDACYAADTVEEIVQRLLAHGDPAAKEAADTLLTRSPTALKVTLAALRRARRQGTLERVLDQEYRVSCASLAAHDLVEGIRAQVVDKDRTPRWSPATLTEVTDADVDRFFAPLGDRELGLAPPA, from the coding sequence ATGACCGGCGCCGACGAACACGTCCTGCTGCACGTCGAAGGACGGGCCGCGCACCTCACGCTCAACCGGCCGAAGGCCATCAACGCGCTGTCCCACGCCATGGTGCGCCGCATCGACGAGGCGCTCACCACGTGGGAACGGGACCCCGCCGTCCGGACCGTGGTCATCACCGGCGCGGGGGAGCGCGGCCTGTGCGCGGGCGGGGACATCCGAGCAGTCCACGACGACGCCCGGGACGGCGACGGCTCGGCCGCGGCCGCGTTCTGGCGGGACGAGTACCGCCTCAACGCCCGCATCGCCCGGTACCCCAAGCCGTACGTCGCGGTCATGGACGGCATCGTGATGGGCGGTGGGGTCGGCGTCTCGGCACACGGCAGCGTCCGGATCGCCACCGAGCGGTCGCGGATCGCCATGCCGGAGACCGGGATCGGCTTCGTGCCCGACGTCGGCGGCACGTATCTGCTCGGCCGCGCGCCCGGCGAACTCGGCACCCACCTGGCCCTGACGGGCGCCGCGATCGGTGCCGCCGACGCCGTGCTCTGCGGACTCGCCGACCACTGCATGCCGTCCGGTGCGATCCCCGCGTTCGTCGCCGACCTCGCCGCCCTGTCCGTACCCGAGGCACTCGCCCGGCGGGTACGGCAGGCACCCGAGGGGCAGTTGGCCGGGCAGCGGGCGTGGATCGACGCCTGCTACGCGGCCGACACCGTCGAGGAGATCGTCCAGCGGCTGCTCGCGCACGGCGATCCCGCGGCGAAGGAGGCGGCGGACACCCTGCTCACCAGGTCGCCCACCGCCCTGAAGGTCACGCTGGCGGCGCTGCGCCGGGCCCGCCGACAGGGCACCCTGGAACGGGTCCTGGACCAGGAGTACCGCGTCTCCTGCGCCTCCCTCGCCGCCCATGACCTGGTGGAGGGCATCCGCGCCCAGGTCGTCGACAAGGACCGCACCCCGCGCTGGTCCCCGGCCACCCTCACCGAGGTCACCGACGCCGACGTCGACCGCTTCTTCGCCCCCCTCGGCGACCGCGAACTGGGCCTCGCCCCACCCGCCTGA
- a CDS encoding CbtB-domain containing protein, giving the protein MAQTVAPPTADTPAVPAKLPLSAIAPWAVFFGILMLVLLYFVGAEQGATSVFSGTDVHEWVHDARHLLGFPCH; this is encoded by the coding sequence ATGGCGCAGACCGTCGCTCCGCCGACAGCCGACACCCCCGCCGTTCCCGCCAAGCTGCCGCTGTCCGCGATAGCTCCCTGGGCGGTCTTCTTCGGCATCCTGATGCTGGTCCTGCTCTACTTCGTCGGCGCCGAACAGGGCGCCACCTCCGTGTTCAGCGGCACGGACGTCCACGAGTGGGTGCACGACGCCCGCCACCTGCTCGGCTTCCCCTGCCACTGA
- a CDS encoding CbtA family protein produces MNSATVRNLLVRGMLAGLAAGLLALVAAYVLGEPNVDKAISFEDAHSHEHEMEVVSRSLQSTAGLATGVLVYGVAFGGIAALAFCFALGRVGSLSARATALLLSGCALATVYVVPFLKYPANPPSVGDPDTIGKRTTLYFLMMLLSVLLAVAATILGKRLQPRLGTWWATVLAVGAFAVVIGLAYQFLPVINEVPADFPATLLWRFRLSALAIQLVLWGGFGLLFGELADRVLDPRPAKAPAAARTVPAPH; encoded by the coding sequence ATGAACTCCGCAACGGTCCGGAACCTCCTGGTGCGGGGCATGCTCGCTGGCCTGGCCGCCGGCCTGCTCGCCCTCGTCGCCGCCTACGTCCTCGGTGAGCCGAACGTCGACAAGGCGATCAGCTTCGAGGACGCCCACTCGCACGAGCACGAGATGGAAGTCGTCTCCCGCTCCCTGCAGTCCACCGCCGGCCTCGCCACCGGCGTCCTCGTCTACGGGGTCGCCTTCGGCGGCATCGCCGCCCTGGCCTTCTGCTTCGCCCTCGGCCGCGTCGGCAGTCTCTCGGCGCGGGCGACGGCGCTGCTGCTGTCCGGCTGCGCCCTGGCCACCGTGTACGTGGTGCCGTTCCTGAAGTACCCGGCCAACCCGCCGTCGGTGGGCGACCCGGACACCATCGGCAAGCGGACCACGCTGTACTTCCTGATGATGCTGCTCAGCGTGCTCCTAGCGGTCGCCGCCACCATCCTCGGCAAGCGGCTCCAGCCGCGGCTGGGCACCTGGTGGGCGACCGTTCTCGCGGTGGGCGCGTTCGCCGTCGTCATCGGGCTGGCCTACCAGTTCCTGCCGGTGATCAACGAGGTGCCGGCGGACTTCCCGGCCACCCTGCTGTGGCGGTTCCGGCTCTCGGCGCTCGCCATACAGCTGGTGCTCTGGGGCGGATTCGGCCTGCTCTTCGGCGAGCTGGCCGACCGCGTCCTCGACCCGAGGCCCGCGAAGGCCCCGGCCGCCGCGCGCACGGTGCCCGCTCCGCACTGA
- the pgm gene encoding phosphoglucomutase (alpha-D-glucose-1,6-bisphosphate-dependent): protein MPHERAGRPAAPEDLVDVARLVTAYYALHPDPSDPGQRVAFGTSGHRGSSLTTAFNEDHIAATSQAICEYRSGQGTDGPLFLGADTHALSEPAKVTALEVFAANGVTVLIDSADGYTPTPAVSHAILTHNRGRTTGLADGVVVTPSHNPPGDGGFKYNPPSGGPAASDATSWIQDRANQIIADGLKDVQRIPYERALAAPATGRYDFMGVYVDDLPSVLDLDAVRASGLRIGADPLGGASVAYWGRIAERHSLDLTVVNPYTDPTWRFMTLDWDGKIRMDCSSPYAMASLIEKRAEFRVATGNDADADRHGIVTRDAGLMNPNHYLAVAISYLYRHREQWAADAGVGKTLVSSSMIDRVAADLGRQLVEVPVGFKWFVDGLVGGAIGFGGEESAGASFLRRDGSVWTTDKDGILLALLASEITAVTDKTPSEHYADLTARFGEPAYARIDAPATREEKALLAKLSPAQVTAETLAGEPVTAVLTEAPGNGAAIGGIKVTTENAWFAARPSGTEDVYKIYAESFQGPDHLARVQEEAKAVVNAALGG, encoded by the coding sequence ATGCCGCATGAGCGAGCGGGCCGGCCGGCGGCTCCGGAGGACCTTGTCGACGTGGCCCGGCTGGTCACGGCCTACTACGCGCTGCACCCCGACCCGTCCGACCCCGGCCAGCGGGTGGCGTTCGGCACCTCGGGACACCGCGGATCGTCGCTGACGACCGCGTTCAACGAGGACCACATCGCCGCCACCAGCCAGGCCATCTGCGAGTACCGGAGCGGCCAGGGCACCGACGGTCCCCTCTTCCTGGGCGCCGACACCCATGCCCTGTCCGAGCCCGCCAAGGTCACCGCCCTGGAGGTGTTCGCCGCCAACGGCGTGACCGTCCTGATCGACAGCGCCGACGGTTACACCCCCACCCCCGCCGTCTCGCACGCCATCCTCACCCACAACCGGGGCCGTACCACCGGCCTCGCGGACGGCGTCGTGGTCACCCCCTCGCACAACCCGCCCGGCGACGGCGGCTTCAAGTACAACCCGCCCAGCGGCGGCCCGGCCGCGTCCGACGCCACCTCCTGGATCCAGGACCGCGCCAACCAGATCATCGCGGACGGCCTGAAGGACGTACAGCGCATCCCCTACGAGCGGGCGCTCGCCGCGCCGGCCACCGGACGCTACGACTTCATGGGCGTGTACGTCGACGACCTGCCCAGCGTCCTCGACCTCGACGCGGTCCGGGCCTCGGGGCTGCGCATCGGCGCCGACCCGCTCGGCGGCGCCTCCGTCGCCTACTGGGGCCGGATCGCCGAACGGCACAGCCTCGACCTCACCGTGGTCAACCCGTACACCGACCCCACCTGGCGGTTCATGACGCTGGACTGGGACGGCAAGATCCGCATGGACTGCTCGTCGCCGTACGCGATGGCCTCGCTCATCGAGAAGCGCGCCGAGTTCCGCGTCGCCACCGGCAACGACGCCGACGCCGACCGGCACGGCATCGTCACCCGCGACGCCGGCCTGATGAACCCCAACCACTACCTCGCCGTCGCCATCTCCTACCTCTACCGCCACCGCGAGCAGTGGGCGGCCGACGCCGGCGTCGGCAAGACCCTCGTCTCCTCCTCGATGATCGACCGGGTCGCCGCCGACCTCGGCCGTCAACTGGTGGAGGTTCCGGTCGGGTTCAAGTGGTTCGTCGACGGACTGGTCGGCGGCGCCATCGGGTTCGGCGGCGAGGAGTCGGCGGGCGCCTCCTTCCTGCGCCGCGACGGCTCGGTCTGGACCACCGACAAGGACGGCATCCTGCTCGCCCTGCTCGCCTCCGAGATCACGGCCGTGACGGACAAGACGCCGTCCGAGCACTACGCCGATCTCACCGCCCGCTTCGGCGAACCCGCCTACGCCCGCATCGACGCCCCCGCCACCCGCGAGGAGAAGGCCCTCCTCGCGAAACTCTCCCCGGCCCAGGTCACCGCCGAGACCCTGGCGGGCGAACCGGTCACCGCCGTCCTCACCGAGGCGCCGGGCAACGGCGCGGCGATCGGCGGCATCAAGGTGACCACCGAGAACGCCTGGTTCGCGGCCCGGCCGTCCGGTACCGAGGACGTCTACAAGATCTACGCCGAGTCCTTCCAGGGCCCCGACCACCTGGCCCGGGTGCAGGAGGAGGCGAAGGCGGTGGTGAACGCCGCGCTCGGCGGCTGA
- a CDS encoding BTAD domain-containing putative transcriptional regulator has protein sequence MLRLRVLGPLGAEVAGTPVELGAPRQRAVLALLIAARGGVVPVDRMTDALWRGEPPAKAGVSLHAYLSNLRRSLEPARPPRAPATVLVTVAPGYALRLAGDAVDAWRFETWVGRARTAPADEARRLLAEALGWWRGPAFAEHADEEWAAAEVARLTGLYAEARELAVAADLRTGRAAQAASDAESLVRDAPLREEGWRLLALAHWACDRQADALAAVRRAGAVLRAELGCDPGPALRELEHAVLNGRLDVLRAVVPEPAAELPARTGPGLFVGRGQELRALAGAARGARDAGGLVLVTGAAGAGKSAFLDRGAGRLREAGWRVVVGRCPEYEGAPPAWAWVEALGALAREVPPARPEELTVLLREPDGTAVPAPDGEASAGRFRMHRAFAAWLRAAASRAPLAVLLEDLHRADAETLALVEAAAAVTGVPLLTVAGYRPGEVGEHLLKTLAHLAPAAPYRIALGGLPLRDTATLVTAVCGAPVAPETVAALAERTGGNPFYVLESARLLADEGALVAVSEVPQGVRDVLRRRLALLPAAARAVVQLAAVLGLEAEVALLVDAAEADEEQVLEGLDAALDAELLAEPGPGRVRFVHALVRDTVYADLSGARRSRLHARVARLLRHHRPAELAALAHHFARSGSTADAPLAVDYALRAAEAAERRYAHDVAVTLIQQAIDTCTATTGDDAPPDRLIELLVRLLGAQVRTGATDAARRTRQRAVELAEQADRGDLVAAVYGAWTEPAAWRSRLEGPYDRTALARLERLAADPGLDGPTRARVLQVLVDAVAAEDPPRALAAARDQLDLARADGEPRLMAAALMASARLLPHEHRTGTRPTLTAELRDLARAHDLPAYRWVCENLDAMTAAARNDPAAVHRHTAEGLALARRYRLVWAQGLSAATTAMLACVSGRFEAAEAAYTEADTLLQRVGAHHATGLRTLGLITMRLVQDRAADIEPLVRTVYESAPGQVAVAWALVLARLGRLDEALAVPVRAETPRDHLYGLELDFRAQLAVVHRDHGTAAALLGHLRPLRDQLAGATGAAYASRPLAHALADLHRLLGEDRAAAEGYALAERTALAWGSAHLAADARRAAADLAEARARRRTFAT, from the coding sequence GTGCTGCGTTTGCGAGTCCTGGGTCCGCTGGGTGCCGAAGTCGCGGGGACGCCGGTCGAGTTGGGCGCCCCGCGACAGCGCGCCGTGCTGGCGCTGCTGATCGCGGCCCGGGGCGGTGTCGTACCGGTGGACCGGATGACGGACGCGCTGTGGCGGGGTGAGCCGCCGGCCAAGGCAGGTGTGTCGCTGCACGCCTATCTGTCCAACCTGCGCCGGTCGCTGGAGCCGGCACGCCCGCCGCGGGCCCCGGCCACCGTCCTGGTCACCGTGGCACCGGGGTACGCGCTGCGGCTGGCCGGGGACGCGGTGGACGCCTGGCGGTTCGAGACCTGGGTCGGACGGGCCCGCACCGCGCCGGCCGACGAGGCCCGGCGGCTGCTCGCCGAGGCGCTGGGGTGGTGGCGCGGACCGGCCTTCGCCGAGCACGCGGACGAGGAGTGGGCCGCCGCTGAGGTGGCCCGGCTGACCGGGCTGTACGCGGAGGCCCGGGAGCTGGCCGTGGCCGCGGATCTGCGCACCGGCCGGGCGGCCCAGGCCGCTTCCGACGCCGAGTCGCTGGTCCGGGACGCTCCCCTGCGCGAGGAGGGCTGGCGGCTGCTCGCGCTCGCCCACTGGGCCTGCGACCGGCAGGCGGACGCCCTCGCCGCGGTGCGCCGCGCCGGCGCGGTCCTGCGGGCCGAACTGGGCTGCGATCCCGGGCCCGCCCTGCGGGAGCTGGAACACGCCGTGCTCAACGGGCGGTTGGACGTGTTGCGCGCGGTCGTGCCCGAGCCGGCCGCCGAACTCCCCGCGCGCACCGGCCCCGGCCTGTTCGTCGGCCGGGGCCAGGAGTTGCGCGCCCTGGCCGGGGCGGCCCGCGGCGCCCGCGACGCCGGCGGACTGGTGCTGGTCACGGGTGCGGCCGGGGCCGGCAAGTCCGCGTTCCTCGACCGGGGCGCGGGCCGGCTGCGCGAGGCCGGCTGGCGGGTGGTGGTCGGGCGCTGCCCTGAGTACGAGGGCGCTCCGCCCGCCTGGGCCTGGGTGGAGGCGCTCGGTGCGCTCGCCCGCGAGGTGCCCCCGGCCAGGCCCGAGGAGCTGACGGTGCTGCTGCGGGAGCCGGATGGCACGGCCGTCCCCGCCCCGGACGGCGAGGCCAGCGCCGGCCGCTTCCGCATGCACCGCGCCTTCGCCGCCTGGCTGCGCGCCGCGGCCTCCCGGGCGCCCCTCGCCGTCCTCCTGGAGGACCTGCACCGGGCGGACGCCGAGACGCTCGCTCTCGTCGAGGCGGCGGCCGCGGTCACCGGAGTGCCCCTGCTCACCGTCGCCGGTTACCGGCCCGGGGAGGTCGGCGAGCACCTGCTCAAGACCCTCGCCCACCTCGCCCCCGCCGCCCCGTACCGGATCGCGCTCGGCGGACTGCCGCTCCGGGACACCGCCACCCTGGTGACCGCCGTCTGCGGCGCGCCCGTGGCCCCGGAGACCGTGGCGGCGCTCGCCGAACGCACCGGCGGCAATCCCTTCTACGTCCTGGAGAGCGCCCGGCTCCTGGCCGACGAGGGCGCCCTGGTCGCGGTCTCCGAGGTCCCCCAGGGGGTGCGTGACGTGCTGCGCAGGCGCCTCGCCCTGCTGCCGGCCGCCGCCCGGGCCGTCGTACAACTCGCCGCCGTGCTGGGGCTGGAGGCCGAGGTCGCGCTGCTCGTCGATGCCGCCGAGGCGGACGAGGAGCAGGTGCTGGAGGGCCTCGACGCGGCGCTCGACGCCGAGTTGCTCGCCGAACCCGGGCCCGGCCGCGTCCGGTTCGTGCACGCCCTGGTCCGCGACACCGTCTACGCCGACCTCTCCGGCGCCCGGCGGTCCCGGCTGCACGCCCGCGTCGCGCGCCTGCTGCGCCACCACCGCCCCGCCGAACTCGCGGCCCTGGCCCACCACTTCGCCCGTTCCGGCAGCACGGCCGACGCCCCGCTCGCCGTCGACTACGCACTGCGCGCCGCCGAGGCCGCCGAGCGGCGCTACGCCCACGACGTCGCCGTCACCCTGATCCAGCAGGCGATCGACACCTGTACCGCGACCACGGGCGACGACGCCCCGCCCGACCGGCTGATCGAGCTGCTGGTACGGCTGCTGGGCGCGCAGGTGCGCACCGGCGCCACCGACGCGGCCCGGCGCACCCGGCAGCGCGCGGTGGAACTCGCCGAGCAGGCCGACCGCGGCGACCTGGTCGCGGCCGTGTACGGGGCCTGGACCGAGCCCGCGGCCTGGCGCAGCCGGCTCGAAGGACCGTACGACCGGACCGCGCTGGCCCGCCTCGAACGGCTCGCGGCCGATCCGGGTCTCGACGGACCGACCAGGGCCCGCGTCCTCCAGGTCCTCGTCGACGCGGTCGCCGCCGAGGACCCGCCGCGGGCTCTGGCGGCGGCCCGGGACCAGCTGGACCTCGCCCGTGCCGACGGCGAACCCCGGCTGATGGCCGCCGCGTTGATGGCGTCGGCACGGTTGCTGCCGCACGAGCACCGGACCGGCACCCGGCCGACGCTCACCGCCGAGCTGCGCGACCTCGCCCGGGCCCACGACCTGCCCGCCTACCGCTGGGTCTGCGAGAACCTGGACGCGATGACCGCGGCCGCCCGCAACGACCCTGCGGCCGTGCACCGGCACACCGCGGAGGGGCTGGCCCTCGCCCGCCGCTACCGGCTGGTGTGGGCGCAGGGGCTCAGCGCGGCGACCACCGCCATGCTGGCGTGCGTTTCCGGGCGCTTCGAGGCGGCGGAGGCCGCCTACACGGAGGCGGACACCCTGCTGCAGCGGGTGGGCGCCCACCACGCCACCGGTCTGCGCACGCTCGGGTTGATCACCATGCGGCTCGTCCAGGACCGTGCGGCCGACATCGAGCCGCTGGTGCGGACCGTGTACGAGTCGGCGCCCGGCCAGGTCGCGGTGGCGTGGGCGCTGGTCCTGGCACGGCTGGGCAGACTGGACGAGGCCCTGGCCGTACCCGTCCGCGCGGAAACGCCGCGGGACCACCTCTACGGCCTGGAGCTCGACTTCCGCGCCCAGCTCGCCGTCGTGCACCGGGACCACGGCACCGCGGCCGCCCTCCTCGGGCACCTGCGGCCGCTGCGGGACCAGCTGGCCGGCGCGACGGGCGCGGCGTACGCGAGCCGTCCGCTCGCGCACGCGCTGGCCGACCTGCACCGCCTGCTCGGCGAGGACCGGGCGGCGGCCGAGGGCTACGCGCTGGCCGAACGCACCGCGCTCGCCTGGGGTTCGGCCCACCTGGCGGCCGACGCCCGCCGGGCCGCGGCGGACCTGGCCGAGGCCCGGGCCCGCCGCCGCACCTTCGCCACCTGA
- a CDS encoding hemerythrin domain-containing protein, whose protein sequence is MSLNSSHGASAPAERPHTHEMVVVHRVFRRESALLPRLVRAVPDGDRAAAARVTAALRDYTRGLHHHHHAEDELIWPLLRDRAAHDEALMDRMTEQHEAIDRTLAAVDEWLLLWERSGDRIPGEELALALDAHRIALLEHLEEEERSLLPLVAEHLTVPEWELVGQRGLEGLPKNKRLLALGAILEEATPEESAFFLGKAPLIGRVLWRAVGRRQYAAYRQSMRAPLDGE, encoded by the coding sequence GTGTCCCTCAACAGCAGCCACGGCGCCTCCGCCCCCGCAGAGCGTCCGCACACCCACGAGATGGTCGTGGTCCACCGGGTCTTCCGCCGCGAGTCGGCCCTGCTGCCCCGGCTGGTGCGTGCCGTGCCCGACGGCGACCGGGCCGCCGCGGCGCGGGTCACCGCCGCCCTGCGCGACTACACCCGCGGCCTGCACCACCATCACCACGCCGAGGACGAACTGATCTGGCCGCTGCTGCGGGACCGGGCCGCGCACGACGAGGCGCTGATGGACCGGATGACCGAGCAGCACGAGGCGATCGACCGCACCCTGGCGGCGGTCGACGAGTGGCTGCTCCTGTGGGAGCGGTCCGGAGACCGGATACCCGGCGAGGAACTGGCGCTGGCCCTGGACGCACACCGGATCGCGCTGCTCGAGCACCTCGAGGAGGAGGAGCGCTCGCTGCTCCCGCTGGTCGCCGAGCATCTCACCGTCCCGGAATGGGAACTGGTCGGGCAACGCGGCCTGGAAGGGCTGCCCAAGAACAAGCGCCTGCTGGCCCTCGGCGCGATCCTGGAGGAGGCCACTCCCGAGGAGAGCGCCTTCTTCCTGGGCAAGGCCCCGCTCATCGGCCGGGTGCTGTGGCGGGCCGTCGGCCGCCGCCAGTACGCCGCCTACCGCCAGAGCATGCGTGCCCCGCTGGACGGGGAGTAG
- a CDS encoding pyridoxamine 5'-phosphate oxidase family protein, with protein sequence MALLDSAPLDVLDAYRTCEFATLGRDGTPLAWPTAVRRRPDGTLLLSTSLAFAQKALNIRRDGRVALLFSDPTGSGLEQPPQIFVGGRAECPDEIMTGPQGAEDYWRMLFERQPHSRSYVTAPMRLVMDWYYLRLLITVTPQQVVVRSPLPPSGTPAAPPGERVGAAQLARFPTAVLAARDASGAPVLARTRPVPAGEGFAVDVPADCPATEGPAALLVHRHDERLNHMHNALVRGELRAAGSGWVLVPGKVVEPMGSGRVSDAVSVLRSTRQATDRYLRRRGLPRPRVRWAEFRALAQDARRSGEPPGA encoded by the coding sequence GTGGCCCTCCTCGACTCCGCCCCGCTCGACGTCCTCGACGCCTACCGGACCTGCGAGTTCGCCACCCTGGGCCGGGACGGCACCCCGTTGGCCTGGCCGACGGCCGTGCGCCGCCGCCCGGACGGGACGCTGCTGCTCAGCACCTCCCTGGCGTTCGCGCAGAAGGCGCTGAACATCCGCCGGGACGGCCGCGTCGCCCTGCTCTTCTCCGACCCCACCGGCAGCGGCCTGGAGCAGCCCCCGCAGATCTTCGTCGGCGGCCGCGCCGAGTGCCCCGACGAGATCATGACCGGCCCGCAGGGCGCCGAGGACTACTGGCGGATGCTGTTCGAACGGCAGCCGCACAGCAGGTCGTACGTCACGGCACCGATGCGGCTGGTGATGGACTGGTACTACCTGCGTCTGCTGATCACCGTCACGCCGCAACAGGTGGTCGTGCGCTCCCCGTTGCCGCCGTCCGGCACGCCCGCCGCGCCGCCCGGTGAACGGGTCGGCGCCGCGCAGCTCGCCCGGTTCCCGACGGCGGTGCTCGCCGCACGCGACGCCTCCGGTGCGCCGGTGCTGGCCCGGACCCGGCCGGTACCCGCGGGCGAGGGCTTCGCCGTGGACGTACCGGCCGACTGCCCGGCCACCGAAGGCCCCGCCGCCCTCCTGGTGCACCGGCACGACGAACGCCTCAACCACATGCACAACGCCCTCGTGCGCGGCGAACTGCGGGCGGCCGGTTCCGGCTGGGTGCTGGTCCCGGGCAAGGTGGTGGAGCCGATGGGGTCGGGCCGGGTGAGCGACGCGGTGAGCGTGCTGCGCAGCACGCGGCAGGCCACCGACCGCTATCTGCGCCGACGGGGCCTGCCCCGGCCACGGGTGCGGTGGGCGGAGTTCAGGGCGCTGGCGCAGGACGCGCGGCGCAGCGGCGAACCCCCGGGTGCCTGA
- a CDS encoding FAD-binding protein, whose protein sequence is MTSSDRVCERFEELLDTRPEILREAAEDFGRLVSAPPLGVLRPGSAAGVRDALAYAGPRGIPVAARAGGHSMYGQGQAPGGIVLDLRGLNAVGPVTGDRVEVQAGALWRDVLAATLPYGLAPPVLTDYLGAGVGGVLSVGGLGGASHRHGLVADSVLELEVVTGAGEHLVCSPERHGTLFHAVLAGLGQVAVVVRATVRLSPAPALVRRYCLYYPGLDAYLADQRLLARDGRFAYLEGQARPAEGTADGWTYMVEAVAAHRATAPPDDRTLLGDLSFTSSETEDLGYAEFANRVAADEEVLRATGEWFHPHPWLNLLLPDDTAASVVTGVLTDPAFRDLRENGLVLLYPLLTRTLRAPLFRRPRGEVVHLLALLRTAAPGTADPMVAANRKAYEHARAKGAVAYPANALPMSAGDWREHYGSGWGTLAEAKSRHDPHGILGRGHGMGW, encoded by the coding sequence GTGACGTCGTCGGACCGTGTCTGCGAACGATTCGAGGAACTGCTGGACACCCGCCCGGAGATCCTGCGGGAGGCCGCGGAGGACTTCGGCCGGCTGGTGTCCGCCCCGCCGCTGGGGGTGCTGCGGCCCGGGTCGGCGGCCGGGGTCCGGGACGCGCTCGCGTATGCCGGGCCGCGCGGGATCCCGGTGGCGGCCCGGGCCGGCGGCCATTCGATGTACGGCCAGGGGCAGGCGCCCGGCGGGATCGTCCTCGACCTGCGGGGGCTGAACGCGGTCGGTCCGGTGACCGGGGACCGGGTGGAGGTGCAGGCGGGGGCGCTGTGGCGGGACGTGCTCGCGGCGACGCTGCCGTACGGGCTCGCGCCGCCCGTCCTCACCGACTACCTCGGGGCCGGCGTCGGCGGGGTGCTGAGCGTCGGCGGCCTGGGCGGCGCGAGTCACCGGCACGGCCTGGTCGCGGACTCGGTGCTGGAACTGGAGGTGGTGACCGGAGCCGGTGAGCATCTGGTCTGCTCGCCGGAACGCCACGGGACCCTCTTCCACGCGGTCCTGGCCGGCCTGGGCCAGGTGGCCGTCGTCGTCCGGGCCACTGTGCGCCTGTCCCCCGCGCCCGCCCTGGTCCGCCGCTACTGCCTGTACTACCCCGGTCTCGACGCCTACCTGGCCGACCAGCGCCTGCTGGCGAGGGACGGGCGCTTCGCCTACCTCGAAGGCCAGGCCCGCCCCGCCGAGGGCACCGCCGACGGCTGGACCTACATGGTGGAGGCGGTGGCCGCCCACCGGGCAACGGCCCCGCCCGACGACCGGACCCTGCTCGGTGACCTCTCCTTCACCTCGTCCGAGACCGAGGACCTCGGATACGCCGAGTTCGCGAACCGGGTCGCCGCAGACGAGGAGGTCCTGCGCGCGACCGGCGAGTGGTTCCACCCGCACCCCTGGCTGAACCTGCTGCTCCCCGACGACACCGCCGCGTCCGTCGTGACCGGCGTCCTCACCGACCCCGCCTTCCGGGACCTGCGCGAGAACGGCCTGGTCCTGCTCTACCCCCTGCTCACCCGGACCCTGCGGGCCCCGCTGTTCCGGCGCCCGCGCGGTGAGGTCGTCCACCTCCTCGCCCTGCTGCGCACCGCCGCCCCGGGCACGGCCGACCCGATGGTGGCGGCCAACCGGAAGGCCTACGAGCACGCGCGGGCCAAGGGCGCGGTCGCCTATCCGGCCAACGCGCTGCCGATGTCCGCCGGCGACTGGCGGGAGCACTACGGCAGCGGGTGGGGCACCCTCGCCGAGGCGAAGAGCCGCCACGACCCGCACGGCATCCTCGGCCGGGGGCACGGCATGGGCTGGTGA